One window of the Paenibacillus beijingensis genome contains the following:
- a CDS encoding NAD(P)-dependent oxidoreductase, protein MENGRNKIAIIGGTGKVGRYIVKQALAEGYSVRMLARNPDRVTISDERLEVVKGDAQDSKAVSAALQDCDVVINAFGQPNREKFPIYSELTRLIISLMKEAGIRRYIGITGASLNAPGDRKSTGNRIGAAIFRLLYPAMMEDKRKELNILQNSHVDWTLLRLPFVIEGPAINEVKVNELDMPGMKMRSADISAFIVKQIADSRFIRKYPFISN, encoded by the coding sequence ATGGAGAATGGTAGAAATAAAATTGCCATCATTGGAGGAACTGGCAAGGTAGGGCGCTATATCGTAAAGCAAGCGTTGGCAGAAGGATACTCTGTTCGCATGCTCGCCCGGAATCCGGATCGTGTAACGATATCAGATGAACGATTGGAGGTTGTAAAAGGAGATGCTCAAGATTCGAAGGCTGTTTCCGCAGCACTTCAGGATTGCGATGTGGTCATTAATGCCTTCGGCCAACCTAACAGAGAAAAATTTCCGATTTACAGCGAGCTGACTCGGCTCATCATATCGTTAATGAAAGAGGCAGGAATTCGGCGGTATATTGGAATTACAGGAGCTTCGCTGAACGCACCCGGAGACCGCAAATCGACCGGAAACCGGATCGGAGCTGCAATCTTTCGTCTGCTCTATCCGGCTATGATGGAAGACAAACGCAAAGAGCTAAACATACTTCAGAATAGCCATGTCGATTGGACGTTGTTAAGACTCCCTTTCGTGATCGAAGGACCGGCAATAAACGAAGTAAAAGTGAACGAGCTGGATATGCCGGGGATGAAGATGCGGAGCGCCGATATTTCGGCATTTATTGTAAAACAAATTGCAGATTCTCGGTTCATCCGCAAATATCCGTTTATTTCTAATTGA
- a CDS encoding YcnI family protein produces MTLSKKNSIVALLLALSLVCFAGIASAHVTVQPKQTTQGAYEVFSVRVPSEKDGVQTTKVKVRVPDGVNVSRTEPKPEWTAELEKGADGKIVSVTWTVAAGKGLASTEFTEFRLTGKVADNVTELGWKAYQTYSDNSTVDWVGAKDSDYPASVTAVTAGTGAGDGHGGTAGSGAQSGTAAADESAQTGTAAAGGNAAAESGSAAAGAGEASGSKVPLYLSIAALILGAAALITAISGRRKR; encoded by the coding sequence ATGACGCTTTCCAAAAAAAATTCGATTGTCGCGCTGCTGCTGGCGCTTTCGCTCGTTTGCTTTGCGGGCATTGCCAGCGCGCATGTGACGGTGCAGCCGAAACAAACGACGCAGGGCGCATATGAAGTATTCTCGGTTCGTGTGCCGAGCGAGAAGGACGGGGTACAGACAACGAAAGTGAAAGTAAGGGTGCCTGATGGCGTGAACGTATCGCGGACAGAGCCGAAACCGGAGTGGACGGCCGAGCTCGAAAAAGGAGCGGACGGCAAAATCGTGTCGGTCACGTGGACGGTTGCCGCAGGCAAAGGACTGGCGAGTACGGAGTTTACCGAATTCAGGCTGACGGGCAAAGTAGCGGACAATGTGACCGAGCTTGGCTGGAAAGCTTACCAGACATACAGCGACAATAGTACTGTAGATTGGGTCGGAGCGAAGGATTCCGATTACCCGGCATCGGTAACGGCCGTGACGGCAGGAACGGGAGCGGGAGACGGACACGGCGGCACAGCCGGTAGCGGCGCGCAGTCCGGAACCGCGGCTGCGGATGAAAGCGCGCAGACCGGAACAGCTGCAGCAGGCGGGAATGCGGCTGCAGAATCCGGCTCTGCTGCTGCCGGCGCTGGCGAAGCTTCGGGGAGCAAAGTGCCGCTCTATCTGTCCATCGCTGCGCTTATCCTCGGTGCTGCGGCTCTCATTACGGCAATTTCCGGCCGGCGCAAACGGTAG
- a CDS encoding response regulator transcription factor has product MRELIADDPSFQITGEAASGEEAIRMALELAPDVILMDIHMPGMGGLKATELVKAEMPSVRIVMVTVSDDITHLFEAIKRGAQGYLLKNLSPSAWIDYLRAVALDEAPMTQDIAAAILSEFKAGSRSNTGGEGGGYVGSINPGKERRPAETAEGKGAETQVRGNVLTEREKEILERVALGESNREIAQMLNISEHTVKNHLKNILQKLHLDNRVQLTRYAYEQGYMGL; this is encoded by the coding sequence ATGCGCGAGCTGATAGCGGACGACCCGTCCTTTCAAATTACGGGTGAGGCGGCGAGCGGCGAGGAAGCGATCCGCATGGCGCTGGAGCTTGCCCCCGATGTCATCCTGATGGATATTCATATGCCGGGTATGGGCGGCTTGAAGGCGACGGAGCTCGTTAAAGCGGAGATGCCTTCGGTCCGTATCGTCATGGTTACGGTGTCCGACGATATCACGCATCTGTTCGAGGCGATTAAACGGGGAGCGCAAGGTTATTTGCTCAAAAACTTGTCGCCGTCGGCGTGGATCGACTATTTGCGCGCGGTTGCTCTGGATGAGGCGCCGATGACGCAGGACATTGCGGCGGCGATTCTCAGTGAATTTAAGGCGGGAAGCCGCAGCAATACTGGAGGGGAAGGCGGCGGATATGTCGGGAGTATCAACCCTGGCAAAGAGAGGCGACCTGCGGAAACTGCGGAAGGAAAAGGCGCGGAAACGCAGGTAAGGGGAAATGTGCTGACCGAGCGCGAGAAAGAAATTTTGGAGCGTGTCGCGCTTGGCGAATCAAACCGTGAAATCGCGCAGATGCTGAACATTTCCGAACATACGGTGAAAAACCATCTGAAAAATATTTTGCAAAAGCTTCATCTCGACAACCGTGTCCAGCTGACCCGTTACGCGTATGAGCAGGGATATATGGGGCTATAG
- a CDS encoding sensor histidine kinase: MTDITIKRLILWTPTAAVGLWEYVRHTLLLPYLSMTLGNLLTPLIVFFVSVTLLRKLFSMFEETQKQLRREQAVKAALEEREQLARELHDGISQSLFLLSVKLDRLERMGDAERIRNQTAQMRQTVRHIYDDVRQSIAGLRAVPAPADVSWMQSLRALADELEEGGIQAEIDWRLPESSLSPKEKVDLLAIMREAVMNVRKHSGAERAVIGCEPAEGGGFSCRVADDGAGMPDGSGQRSGCFGIRMMTDRARSMGWTLTASRLTVAPGGTEVKICRLAREDGQTLRKEAESK; this comes from the coding sequence ATGACGGATATCACGATCAAAAGGCTCATATTATGGACGCCGACCGCGGCCGTCGGTTTATGGGAGTATGTCCGGCATACGCTGCTGCTGCCTTATCTGTCCATGACGCTCGGCAACTTGCTGACGCCGCTCATCGTTTTTTTCGTTTCCGTAACGCTGCTGCGGAAGCTGTTCTCCATGTTTGAAGAGACGCAGAAGCAGCTGCGGCGGGAGCAGGCGGTGAAAGCCGCTTTGGAGGAACGGGAACAACTGGCGCGGGAGCTGCATGACGGCATTTCGCAGTCGTTGTTTTTGCTGTCGGTGAAGCTGGACCGTTTAGAGCGGATGGGCGACGCGGAACGCATCCGGAACCAGACGGCGCAAATGCGCCAAACGGTACGTCATATTTACGATGACGTGCGTCAATCCATTGCCGGCCTGCGGGCCGTACCCGCTCCGGCGGATGTTTCGTGGATGCAGTCGCTGCGCGCGCTTGCCGATGAGCTGGAAGAGGGCGGAATACAGGCCGAGATCGACTGGCGGCTGCCGGAGAGTTCGCTCTCGCCCAAGGAAAAGGTTGATCTGCTCGCCATTATGCGGGAGGCGGTCATGAACGTGCGCAAGCACAGCGGAGCGGAGCGGGCCGTAATCGGATGCGAACCTGCGGAAGGCGGTGGATTTAGCTGCCGTGTTGCCGACGACGGCGCCGGCATGCCAGACGGCTCCGGACAACGCAGCGGCTGCTTCGGCATCCGCATGATGACCGACCGCGCCCGCAGCATGGGGTGGACGCTGACGGCTAGCCGCTTGACCGTTGCTCCTGGCGGCACGGAAGTTAAAATATGCAGGCTTGCCAGAGAGGACGGGCAAACCCTACGGAAGGAGGCGGAGTCCAAATGA